Genomic DNA from Clostridium sp. BJN0013:
ATTGACTACATATAATTTATGTAGTCATACTTTTTCATATAATTTACCTCTTAATATTTCTAATTCCCTTTTTAATTTCTTATTTTCATATTCTAATTCTTTAATCTTTTTATCTTTTGCCATTATAATAATATCCTTTGATTTATCTGTCTTATCATATTTGAGTTTTTGTTTTATAGTTTTTTCAATTTGTTTATCTCTAAGTTCCTCAATCCTTCTTTTTACCTCTTCATTCTTATACATAAATGTCTTAGATACTCCACTTAAAGCTGATACACTATTAAAATTAATCTTTCTACCATTCAAGGAAAGTTCTCTAATAGCCTTATCTACTTTCTCTAAGGTTAATTGTGTTTTTTGCTTTGCATATTCTTTAAGTCCTTTAGTATGATCTGCCATTATATTTCCTCCCTTGACTTACCGTTTTTATGAACAATCTTCTGTTCTTTTATTTTTTCAAGTGTTCTTTCTAAAACATCTAAATACTGCTTATTTTTCTCTGCCCATAATTCCCTACCACACCTATTACTTATCTCTATCTGAGATTTTACTTTCTGTATTTCTTCTTCATATTCAGATATATTTTCAGTAGTAGTACAAAAACTACCGCAATTCAAACAATGGTTCATTTGTTG
This window encodes:
- a CDS encoding DUF6262 family protein, with amino-acid sequence MADHTKGLKEYAKQKTQLTLEKVDKAIRELSLNGRKINFNSVSALSGVSKTFMYKNEEVKRRIEELRDKQIEKTIKQKLKYDKTDKSKDIIIMAKDKKIKELEYENKKLKRELEILRGKLYEKV